Part of the Zea mays cultivar B73 chromosome 4, Zm-B73-REFERENCE-NAM-5.0, whole genome shotgun sequence genome is shown below.
GCAATGCGATGAACCACGCTGAGACCTAGGCTATGAGGTCAGGGTCGGCGTGGCGCATAGACAATAATGATGGCACCAGGGCCCATGTTGTCCACATCGTCCATCATAATGAGCACAATGCATCTTCACCAGGGTAAAACACCTGGTTTTACCATGGTACAGTGGCTCCTTCTCAATGAATCCATCGACGACTGGCCCCCACCTTGGCCTGTAAAAAGACGAGGACGGTCACAAAAGAAAGGGATGAACAGACAGAGAACCATAGAGCTAAGGACACTTGACGGAAGGCAATTACACATGCTCAACGAGACCTAAAGGCCTAGAGGACGGAGCCAAGGCTTAGCGTAGGCTCCAAACCAGTAGTCTTTTAGGCCCACCCTCGCATAAGAGGTTTGAGAGATCTTcttccctccctctctcgcttgtAACCtgcttgtaacccatattacgagCATCGAGTAACAAAGATGTCGGTAGCGTGAGCCACCAAAGACTGGATGTAGGGACGTTCTGTCCGAACCACTATAAACGTTGCACCCACCGAGCACACCAATCGAAGCATAGAACCAGCACATAGAAATTTACTTGTTAGAGCAGAGGtttgaaacaccgacagttggtgcgccaggtaggggtcctgTGCGTTCTCGACGAACTCTTCAGGCTCCAGATGGCCGCCGCGACGCCGATCGGTTCCTCTAAACGACAATCTACTCTGGGAACCTTAACTTCGTCTTCTACGATGAAGGGGAAAGGGTCAAGGCCCTGGAAGCCTGACCCCTTCATCCTAGGAGTCTCAACGCTATGACGTGGTCCTGCGGTGACCCCCATGCCGTTCTCACTCTCAGAGTGATTGATCGCTTCAGGAGCCTCGACTTCATCATCGACAAAGATGACGAGATGGTCCAAGCGTCACCCACCTGACCTTCACCGCCCAAAAACCCGAACATCGTTGTGGAAGCACTCGGCGGCCTCAACCTTACCCTACAGGGGCAAGGTACAGAGCAGGGATTGTCCTTGCCCTCCAAGGCCTACAAAATAAGGCGACACATTGCAACCCATATGGGCCCTGACCTGTCATATGACGATCTGCGAGCCTTCTTCTCATCCTACGTGGATCTTTTCACATGGTATGACGAGGAAAGGTTGCCTTGCCATGATGACTCTAGTAGCAGCCCTCACACGTTTCCACCTCACTAGTGCCATGCTCCGGGGGTGATCGTGGCCCAGAGCCACCTCCCAACTACCGATGACTTGGAGTTTGTCGGGATAGTCGAAGGTGGTGGATACCTCATTTTTGATGCCCTTTGCTCAGGCTCAGGCTCGGACCTTGTCTCCCCAACAAGCAGTGAGGACAGACCTCCCAACGATGAGGAAAATGAAGGACACCTTATCCTCGCGACCCATGTCCCCCCTAGAAGGACATGCGTTGTCGGTGACACTAGCAAACTAGGGTGCTACATGAGGCAAGACCCTAaggaacccccccccccccccccccgtagtTCCCGGTCGGAACGGGTTCACATCCCGCTTGTATTTCCTCAGCGTTTGTCAATAAAAAGAGATTTAAAATTGTTCCTAGTGTCGGACATAGGAAAAAGGGGGTGGACCCCAACCTAGGCCCGACTCAATCTCTCTATCGacctctctctcttcctttcCTTTTCTCGCCTCCTCTCTATAACTCACAGGGTAGGCGGCACGACGCTGAGGACACCGGAGGAGCAAGGCAAATACGGAGGAGTCAACGGAGTGATGTGCGGGAACCCCCACCGACAAACCAGCGACATTACTCTTGCCTTTCAAAACTAATCGTTTGGAACCTTCTTATTTTACTTTGAAAGGGTGCCCAACGAAATGCGTTGCTGCATCGTGCCTCCCTCCTACCGAACCCTCAACGGGGAGGGGGCCAAGGACAACGTAACCTAGAGTCCCTGCAAATGGACCCTAAGGATGGGAGACATGTAGGTCGACCCTACCCTCATCCTTATTAGAACGGACCTAAGGGACAAGTGGCGTGAATGGAGGGGGCCACTAAGGAAGCTGGTCAAGACTATGAACGCTTACGCCTCGAAAGCTATAATTATGGACGCCAGTGGAATTTTGGGTCCTGAAGTCATAGATACCTACCCCCAAGTGGACGAATGCTAACAAGGACGAAGCAGGAAAAGGCGCATGAAACCCTAACATCAATCATTAATTTATTCCCATTCTTACAAATTCTTTGGAAAAAAATTAATCCTAGTTATTTATTATTAGGAAACGTGAAATACAACTCTCTACTCAGTGCTAGGCGAAGGGTTCAATCGATGCTTCCAGGTCTTCGGGTATTGTTATCTCACCATCCATTAGCATGACAGAGGCATTCTCGATCCCGCTTGATCGAGTCGTCAAGATGAGACCCAGTCGTGACCAGTGCGTGGTGAACCCCGAGCCAGAACGCATTAGCCTCTAGTTCCCGAATGCGGCTAGCGATGAGCGCCATCAAGGAGGTCAGGGCGAACAAATCCTTTGATTGTGAAATCCCAAAACGATCGAGTTTGAGATCAATGGCCGCACACAGACTGGAGTGCTTAGTGTCAAAAGCCTACAAATAGTCTTCCGCGTGTGAAAGCTCTCCTATCACCTCTCCTAGTGAAACAAAAAATCCCATGAGGATCGCCGAAATTCGGAAAGTCAAGAAAGCGAAGAGGGAAGTACATGAATCTTACCCTCTGATGAGGCCCTCAACAAAGAGCGTTCAATGCCACTTTCTGGTAATGGCGCCTCATTAGGGTCTGACTGGACCCTCGTGAGGCCACGCCTCGCCTCAGGCACAAGATTCGTGGGCTCGGCCCCCCTTTTGATCTCGTGACCAGCCTCAACCACCACCTCGTATAGGATGACGAAACTTTCGTGTCCCTTTGACAGGATAGGCTGTCGCCATATGTTTCATAAAAAAATAAGGTTACTACATGATAAACATATGAATTTAATGCAATTGGAATTGatgaaaaaggagttaaaatgaattacttatgaattaaacaagattATAGAATTATTTgtatactagaaatcattttctatattaatttaCTCAATTTATTTAACTTCTGGGTTGTGGCTAGGATTTTCTAATAGTTCAGGGTTTAGATTGTTAAAATCAGGACATATCTGCTATGTTTTCAACATAGAGGGGGACGACGGGTTGATATGTAAAAAGGGTAGGGCTCTTTTACAAAATGGGATCGACGAAGGGGTATCCTTGCACTGGAGCCGATGGATCTTGGATCTACGGTCAGGATTAAATTATCATTATAATGAATCGGTCTTCAATAGGAACCCTAAGATAATGTATGCACGACCCGGATTTTATGTTGATCAAACCGACGTGGTTCGCCTGATCTATCATCAACGCTCCAGATGCCTTCCCCCCGAACTGGTATCCTACTTCTAATCCGGGCCATCGACGTTGGATCCGACGGCGCACGGACCCGCAACACTATCGGACGAACAGGGCGGCGCCGCCCCCAACGTGCACGACGGAGGTTCGCCGAAGCAACCCTGATTCCCAACTCGACAACCTAATTCGATCCCTGTTCGGTGCTATGCGAAGAAAAGGAGGTGACGACGGCAGCGTGGCAGTGACTCCCGGCCACGGTGCACGGCGGACACATGGTGGAGCTTGTGCCCCGACAACAAATTCTGAGGCCCTTGGTCACCAATCCACCGCAGCGAGGCCACAGACACTATCCTCGAGGCACGGTGAAACACCTAGGCATGATTCCGAGGACACGACGACGAGCTCACTAATTTGAATCGGGCCGCACCCACACCCTCTCTTGGTTTCTCTCAGCAATGGCCGGTGGTGCATGGATTCCTAGCACAGATGGATGGGGAAGGGGGAGGTCGACGATACACGACTCCATATATGGACGAGGTGAGACAGTTGGGGCGCCAGCTAACTCCCCGCTGGCGGCGAGATTGGCGGCGGGTTGTTATAGAGGGAAGCCGCGAGATAAAAGATGCATAAGAGCCCGGTGGTCCACTTGGCAGCGAGTATGGCACGGGTGCTGTACTGAATGGCTGAGCAGTGGGCCCGACATGCAGTACTTGGCACGGGCGCGCCTCACCTGCGATGGGTGACTGACCAGTGGTCCGGTGATATCAGCCACAGGACTGACGCGGGGGCACGTTGTTGCTTCGGTGTGGTTGGTCTTTGGTCCCACATGTCGGTGCCGCGATGTTGTGAGGGACGGTGACGGACTAGCGGGCCCCTCCCCCGGGACAGCGCGCGCCCTGGGTCTGCGGCGTGAAAGGTAAACCCCAACCCTTTTCGTAGGCGGTTGTCTTCTCttttgttttcttcttttcttgtcTTTTTCTATTTTCAAATTCAAGGATTCAAACTAAATTTAAATTCCTGTTTTGAACTTCAACCTTCCAAATATCCAATAAAATCCTAATATGAATAATACTTCTACGGTTTGAAATAGTATTATTTTTTTCTTTCCATTCTTTAATTCTTTTGCTCCCATATTCTCAGATCTCAAATTTCAATTTGAAGCTAGATTTGTTTTAAATATAAGTTTGAGTTTGATGCACAAACAAAGAAATTGTAGCATGATGCATAAGTTCACGTGTTTATTTGATATTTATCTAAAAAGGAAATATGTCTCAATAATAAGTCACATAATCAAAATGACTCTTTTATTATTTCTTAAATGACTAGAGTCCTAGAGACTATATTCCAGGCTTTACAGCCAAGTCCAATATTTGGCTTGGGAGATATTTAAGGAGTTGTTTGAGAATGGTCCCTTTTTTTATCTATTTGACAGGGAGATGGTAATATAAATCCATGCTTAAACCCAACTTTTTTTAAGAAAGGATTTGTTCGCTGTTCCTGATAGTCTTGCTAGATTTGTTCGCTGTTCCTTGGAAAACAGGGGAAGAACTCCCCAATCCCCATACGTGCCCCCGACGCCTGCGCAAGCCATCCGGATTAGACGTTGGCAACTCGGTGTATATTTGTGCCAAGAAGCTTAAGCTATGGGTTTGAAGCACCAAATAAATTAGGAGTACATAACAAGAGCTATTGAATATGGTTTTTCTACTATTTCTCTAAAATAAAGTTTTAAAAAAACTATTTTGGAGCTGTTGGACAGAGATGCTCAAATACATACCTAGACAGACTTTTGATTACCATTCTTCCTTTTCCGCTCGGCACCTCCCCATCTACGGATCTACCGAGCATCGAAGGCACACGATCCAAATATGCCTTCGGCGCCGCTCGTCGCGGCTGCCATCGGCACGCGCGTCAGCCTCCGCCCGAACCTCTCACTCCTCGCCGATCGTTGCGCTACACCTTGCGCCCTAGCCCGCGTGCACGCCGCCATGctcgtctccggccgcctcgccgagGACGCTTTCGCCGCGTCCCGGCTCCTGGACGCCTACGTCGCGCTCTCTCCGGATCCCGCTGCCGCCGCACTCGCGCTCCTCTCCTCCCTGCCCTGCGCGCCCAACTCCTTCATGTTCAACACCACGCTCCGCGTGCTCGCTTCCTCCCCGGACCCGGCCACCGCATTCCCCTTCTTCTCCCGCATCCACGGCACTGGAGCCCTCGTGCCCGGCCGGCACACATTCCCCTTCCTCCTGAAGGCCGCCGCGCGCCTTCCGCTCTCTCTCCCCGTCACCGAACAGCTCCACGCGCTCGCCGTCCGGCACGGGGTCCACCTCGATGCCTACGTCGCCAATGGCCTCGTTCGGGCCTACTCCGTGGCGGGCCTTCTCCGCCCCGCGCGCAGGGTGTTCGACGAGGTGCCCGAGCGGAACGCGGCCGTGTACACTACCATGGTCTCCGCGTACGCGCAGAACGGGAGGCACGAGGACGCGATGGCGGCGTTCGTCCAGATGGTCCGCGTGGGCTTCGAGCCCTGCGGCGCCGCGCTGGCCTCGGTGCTGTCTGCGTGCGCGCGGTCGCCGTCGGGCGGGCTCGAGATGGGCCGTCACGTGCACGACCTAATGGTGGCACGGGGCGTGGCAGTTGGTCCCATCCTCGGCACGGCGCTGGTCGACATGTACGTCAAAAATGGCGCCATTGAGGAGGCCTTGGCAGTGTTCGACGGGCTGCCAGAGCGGCGCGTGCCGGCTGCATGGAACCCTCTCATCTCGGGGCTGGCGAACCTCGGGCACGGTGAGCGTGCACTCGACTTTTTCAGACGGATGCAGCGGGAGGGTGTGCCACCGAATGCGACCACACTCGTCGGGGCACTCTCGGCGTGCTCCCACCCAGGGCTGCTGGACGAGGCCCGCCGGCTGTTCAGGTCCATGGAGAAGGACTTCGGGATCGTTCCAGGAATCCAGCACTACGGATGCATGGTGGACCTCCTTGGCCGTGCTGGCCTCTTATCGGAAGCGGAGGATATGATACGGGAGATGTCATGCAAGGCGGACACCGTGATATGGGGAGCACTCCTGACGGCCTGCAAGAACCACGGTGTCATTGAGATTGCGGAGCGGGCAGCGGTGGAGATGCTGAAACTAAATCCCAGTAACCATGGAGTGTATGTGGTACTGTCCAACTTGTATGCCGAGGCTGGTAGGTGGCAGGACGTGGACAAGCTGAGGAAGGTGATGAAGGGAGCGAGGCTCTCTAAAATCCCTGGGGCAAGCGCAGTTAATGGTGATGGGTCACTGGAGCAACCATAGTTATCGCCACCACAAGGAAATGTGCTGGTCTAGTTCCCCGTTGTGCTCATGAAAGTTTATGGCAATCCCCAGAAAAGATGATGCAGATAGGAGAATGATGGGTGGATCAAATGATCAATATTAGATATCTGACAAATGCTTAGACAAGTACAGAACATTGTAACACTTCTGAGAATGTGCATATCACCATCATTAGCCCAAATTAAGCATGATACCAGTACGTCATCACTCTACTTTGTTGCTAAAAAAAATCCTCCCAGAAATCAGACAAAGGGAGGTACTATACAGTTGAACCATCAACTCAGTTCTGTTCTCCGGCGAATTCGGTGTTTTGGTTACTAGCAAAGCAGGCTGTATGACGGCATGTCTTCGATGCGGATGACATCGTCCAGCATAAGCTCCCTCTCCAGCTGGGCTCGTGTCGACTTCAGCACCTCCTGGTAGTGGCACCACAAGCATGAGATCAGTAGAACATTTGCACTTTGAGTTGAAACATAGGATGAAATGTTCATATTCTCAGAACGTACATTGAAGTCCATGTAAGATGCATTCTTGTCCAGCCACTGCTTGTCCATCACAACAAATGCGACACAGTAGAGCAGATCAAATGCCCACTCATCCTCTGTGTCAAGGAAATCAAGAGCAAGTTGTTGGACACTGATGGCATTCTTTCACATGCCAGAgcaaaaaataaagaaaaaaaatcaaCTATAACAGTCCTACCTGAGAGCATTTGGATAAAAATGGCTCGCACAAATGTTCTTGGCTTAGCTGTTGttaacattaacatcaaagttCAGAAAATCACATTTTGTAGTCATACCCAGGTGACATTGGAGAGTTCGGGTCAGTGCTTACTAGACTGGAGATCTAGCATCTGCATGATCATGAATGTAATATTTACACCAGCAACCGCAAATGGGTACTCCCATGTGGCTCTGTTACCGCACTGTTTATTTAGAAGTCTCTGAAACGATGCCTGCGGAAGTAAAAATAAGATTGTTACTCACCAGCAAGACTACGGCACTTTCAAATAATGAAACAGCCAGTACATATTGCTTACGGAGAACGTCTTGGCAAAGAACAAAAGATTCTCCAGGGATATGAATCCTGCGCCTCTGTCACAAAAGAATCAAAGGTCACTTGATTTGGTACTAGAGCTGCATGCACTTCCAAAGGCACTCTGAGGAATTCTGGTTTGGATTGGTCATTGTGTACCTAAAGTCAGTTGATGGGTCTCTTCCTTGCCAGCCCATGTCCTTCCACTGCTCAGATATCAAACCTTCAAGTTCTTGATCAGGGTATGTTGCATGCCAAAGAGCTTTCAGGGCTTCCTGTGTCATTGTTAGTATATTTGCTGTATCAGGGTTCAGTTGATTGAGATAGCAAAATAAACAGAGACATAACTAACCATGTGGAAAAACTACTGCCAAGCTGAGAAGTCAGCAGTAAACATTTTGCAATATAAATATGTACTTGCTGATTTCTAATGTATGCATAATTTTTTCACAATTTAGTACTACATAATTATATTTTTACGTTGTACCACATAACTATCCGTGTATAGAAACTAATGCCAACTGATTATGCAGTACTAAACATTTTGCGTAACTTTTTAGTTCCTAATTGCCATCATATATCTATGATTCAATACCAAAAAACTATGTAGCCAAGTACATAGGCTGATTTAATGATCTCAGTTCTCAGAAGTAGAGTTGTTAAAGTATTCAAGCTGAAAGTGATGCATGCATATATAGAATCTTAAGTACCCATGCAAGTAGTTGTACTTGTACAGGAAAGCACAAGATTCACAGTGGCAAAGAAAGGGTAAGTACTTTGTTTTAAACCTTGAAAAACAATACAATTGTTTTTGGAGGAAGTTCTATGCAATTCAGTACTTCCCGCATTGTATTGAGAAGCGCAAGTGCAGAGCTAACCAATTGAATGAAACATTTAACATACTTATGGCAGAAATCTCACCTGGTGATCTCGTCTAGATGGATCAAAGTAAACCTTCATGCGATGCTTCAATCTCTGAAGCCTTTCTTCCTGCAAATTACCAACAATTCGGAATAGAATAACAAGTGGTTTCAGTCTCATTAAGCAACTTGCCTATTGAAGTCATTAGCTTTACTACTTTTAACCTAATATGTGATACACAATTAAGGATTTCCCGCCAATAAAAATCTTGGTGCATATGGAAAGACATTCTTCAGACAATTTTTTGAGCAGGACCACCTATTTTGCCATGTCTACCCTTCAGAGTTCAAATTGTACGTTGAAGTCACACAGGACCACCAAACACTCATTGGACTGTAAGAAACTAATAATAGCTTAAAGGAAAAGCCCTTGGAAATCCTTTTGAGTTGTCACTTGCCATCATAGAAACTCCTGCACAATAATTGTAACAATTAGCTGTTAGTCTGCTACCTGCACTGGTGTGAGGTTCATGCATATCCTTTCATATGTGCCTTTCCGCTTGATGCACACACACGAGAGGCCTCTCCCTATCCATCTCGGTGATCCACATGATGTTTCATCTGCACAGGGACAGTCACATTACATCTCATATATAATCAGTGACATGAAACGTGTGTTTCTCGTAATATCAAATGCAAAACCAGCTGTACATATTGTCACTAACTTGAAATCATCTATATATATGTGTGCTGTACTAAAAGTAAAAACCAAAAATAAAGTGAGCTTGAGACAAGATGAGGAATATCAGAACTTGCAATTTTGGCCCACAGTGCTAGCTGCCCTAGCATCCCAGAGCCAAAAGTTCCTCAAGGCCAGGGATTTCAGAGCTATTTGACACTGCACACCCCTTTATAGGCTATCTTAAGTGCTAGTTTAGACTCTTAGGCTATCTCCAACAAATTACTCATCTCTATACTcatattcaaacttcactctgcgAACACTATAGTGTAGAAAGTACAAAACAGTGTTTTTAGGTAAACTTTGGGTAGACTGCTGCAGACGGCCTTAGTATTGTACTGGAATGGATCTATCATAATAGGATGATGAAGGCAGAACAAGTATATTTTCTGAATCCTACCCCTGACATGAGGTTACATGACATGTTCTCACCAACCACTGTTTTTCATTGGCCAACAAATCTGCCCAGTGGATCTACCAGCTCCCAGATTTCCTACCAAATCGGATGCCTCCCCACCGGTGAGAGACGCGTGAGCCCAGCAAAGCCATGTCCAGAAGGCAAAGCGACTGCTGGCTTGTCTTGCTGTTGAGCCGATGGTTCAGAATTATTTTCTCGAAATAGTGGATTAGTGGTTGCGTGGCTTGGTCGGTCATGTGTATCTTTGAGTTGAGGCAGAAAGGCGCCAAAATGAGCAGGGAAAGGAAGAGGACGGGACGGCAACGGATGAATCTTGCATTTCTGGATTTCCTGGAGCACAATTGAAAATGCTAAAAGTCTAAAAAAGAACGGAAACAATACCAGTGTTCGCTACAATACAAATTGTTAAAAAAAGGAGGAAAAATACAAGCAAGACTGACACCGAACGGTACGAGTTTTTTTTAATATTCTCATGCGATCAACGCTGTCTCTCAGTCTGCCAAACATGGAGAAATACGCAATACCCTACACTTCCATGGAGAAACACGGATGAACTAATGGCCGCCAAAAACTTCAAACAAATCTCATTTTTTTGCCTCCAGAATATGCTTCAGCCtctggaaaacggaaaaggagaaAGGACAAGAACAATGATGAGTGCCTCTCTAGGTTTATCCCGTTTCTCCTAGGCGGTTAAAATGGTGCCAAAAGCGACGCAAGTACAGGATTGAGGAGAGAGGCACATGCGGTGCTGACTTTTTTTCGCATGCAAAATCGCATCGTCCTGCTACCATTTAGGTGACATCAATACGCCGCAAAAATGACATTGCCCCAAAAGAACGCCACAAGAGCGCAGCAGCAAAAGACgtgaaaaagaaagaaagaaaagaaaaggacgaCGACCGGCTCCTGCAAGGATTAGAACAGCTCCTGAAACTGAAAAGAGTGTGCAAGAAAAGAAGTGATGGACTCTGAGGAACACAGGAATATCATTGACAGCTCGTCAGCACGGCGACAGGCCCACAGCAGAGGAGAGAATATTCGCCCGCTTCAAGAACACACCAAGACGATAACAAACAGCGGTAAAAGTAAGTAAAGATTCCATGAATGCAGGAAAGCTGCCAGATGAATTACGCGaacgggaggaggaggaggaggaggaactaACTGCAGGCATCGCGCATTGCGAAGGGGGGACGAATCGCAAGGGAGAGGGGTTAGTCAGGAGAGACGACGTACTGACCGGAAGATCCAGGCAGCGAGGAGCCGCCGCCGGCGCCGATGGCGCACCGCGGCAGCGACGTCCTGACGGCCAGACATCCGTGGTGGTGCTCGGGGTCCCTCTCCCCCGCAGGCGCTGGagctgccgccgctgccgctgccgcagcCTCCATTCTCTCGCGCTGCTGCACGTAACTCAGCGCCGCCCACACCTCCGCGCGCAGCTGGGCGGACG
Proteins encoded:
- the LOC103652919 gene encoding pentatricopeptide repeat-containing protein At5g06540; the protein is MPSAPLVAAAIGTRVSLRPNLSLLADRCATPCALARVHAAMLVSGRLAEDAFAASRLLDAYVALSPDPAAAALALLSSLPCAPNSFMFNTTLRVLASSPDPATAFPFFSRIHGTGALVPGRHTFPFLLKAAARLPLSLPVTEQLHALAVRHGVHLDAYVANGLVRAYSVAGLLRPARRVFDEVPERNAAVYTTMVSAYAQNGRHEDAMAAFVQMVRVGFEPCGAALASVLSACARSPSGGLEMGRHVHDLMVARGVAVGPILGTALVDMYVKNGAIEEALAVFDGLPERRVPAAWNPLISGLANLGHGERALDFFRRMQREGVPPNATTLVGALSACSHPGLLDEARRLFRSMEKDFGIVPGIQHYGCMVDLLGRAGLLSEAEDMIREMSCKADTVIWGALLTACKNHGVIEIAERAAVEMLKLNPSNHGVYVVLSNLYAEAGRWQDVDKLRKVMKGARLSKIPGASAVNGDGSLEQP
- the LOC100217198 gene encoding uncharacterized protein isoform X3 — its product is MLGQLALWAKIANETSCGSPRWIGRGLSCVCIKRKGTYERICMNLTPVQEERLQRLKHRMKVYFDPSRRDHQEALKALWHATYPDQELEGLISEQWKDMGWQGRDPSTDFRGAGFISLENLLFFAKTFSASFQRLLNKQCGNRATWEYPFAVAGVNITFMIMQMLDLQSTKPRTFVRAIFIQMLSEDEWAFDLLYCVAFVVMDKQWLDKNASYMDFNEVLKSTRAQLERELMLDDVIRIEDMPSYSLLC
- the LOC100217198 gene encoding uncharacterized protein LOC100217198, with protein sequence MRLKPLVILFRIVGNLQEERLQRLKHRMKVYFDPSRRDHQEALKALWHATYPDQELEGLISEQWKDMGWQGRDPSTDFRGAGFISLENLLFFAKTFSASFQRLLNKQCGNRATWEYPFAVAGVNITFMIMQMLDLQSTKPRTFVRAIFIQMLSEDEWAFDLLYCVAFVVMDKQWLDKNASYMDFNEVLKSTRAQLERELMLDDVIRIEDMPSYSLLC
- the LOC100217198 gene encoding uncharacterized protein isoform X1, whose translation is MTDQATQPLIHYFEKIILNHRLNSKTSQQSLCLLDMALLGSRVSHRWGGIRFDETSCGSPRWIGRGLSCVCIKRKGTYERICMNLTPVQEERLQRLKHRMKVYFDPSRRDHQEALKALWHATYPDQELEGLISEQWKDMGWQGRDPSTDFRGAGFISLENLLFFAKTFSASFQRLLNKQCGNRATWEYPFAVAGVNITFMIMQMLDLQSTKPRTFVRAIFIQMLSEDEWAFDLLYCVAFVVMDKQWLDKNASYMDFNEVLKSTRAQLERELMLDDVIRIEDMPSYSLLC
- the LOC100217198 gene encoding uncharacterized protein isoform X2 — protein: MEAAAAAAAAAPAPAGERDPEHHHGCLAVRTSLPRCAIGAGGGSSLPGSSDETSCGSPRWIGRGLSCVCIKRKGTYERICMNLTPVQEERLQRLKHRMKVYFDPSRRDHQEALKALWHATYPDQELEGLISEQWKDMGWQGRDPSTDFRGAGFISLENLLFFAKTFSASFQRLLNKQCGNRATWEYPFAVAGVNITFMIMQMLDLQSTKPRTFVRAIFIQMLSEDEWAFDLLYCVAFVVMDKQWLDKNASYMDFNEVLKSTRAQLERELMLDDVIRIEDMPSYSLLC